The following are from one region of the Dermacentor albipictus isolate Rhodes 1998 colony chromosome 5, USDA_Dalb.pri_finalv2, whole genome shotgun sequence genome:
- the LOC135898292 gene encoding F-box/LRR-repeat protein 18-like, protein MDAMQQDCNLGHLLPPEVWMRILRFVDPEDILAIADVSPLLASFTSDRSVVGTVRFSAETLSDDTLSRFLRAPRAAAISTLDLTNCVLPQSTTIEHGLARCVNLTTLRCVNCRLSSRALFQLVLTRLDKLELLHWSLLGCREGRDEMGPALMVLDAKNSRATSGIRSMYVELVESAVHVHTLCRLLPRCPRLRDLHVHVLGASSCEGCSPGAPTTYGDRPLSELERFTYTTDAARGRCPYASRSAFIESRELWHLLLGDDEPLVQAFRGYATLCNNVALRLRPRKSRSCVHLSELLLPAGDETTGDAMPQMSVTVDEPGQLSAAARGGRWSSLDALTLLSPLPLNRPTFPPGVGALYEAPLKSLLGACSALGELNLSRFHFTPDLSCCALLASACLRHLRALSLPACALAEPNSLEDLARAPFALHELDIRGSATTAHSVCAVCSDPRTCGDSSLAPLALLGPLRRLTLCGLSNVHSVQFLAGCRVRELRLSHLGRRGLCCYAQGLGTVLAAQAGGLRVLKMEHAALTLSSHLLLDQITKASSLELLCLTSNAPLRPAEQQHLLDMLVPRLPQLRALHVHAPGVRPFPRRMPGQPRIHFDGSNGDNANPTIVFTNELSILCRASNFIGLTKPYNRDPQPVLMEAVKG, encoded by the exons ATGGATGCCATGCAGCAGGACTGCAACTTGGGTCATCTGCTGCCGCCTGAGGTATGGATGCGAATACTGAGGTTCGTAGACCCGGAAGACATCCTGGCTATCGCGGACGTGTCGCCCCTTTTGGCGAGTTTTACGAGCGACCGCTCGGTTGTCGGCACGGTCCGTTTCTCGGCGGAAACGCTTTCGGACGACACGCTGAGCCGCTTCCTGCGGGCACCTCGCGCCGCGGCCATTTCCACCCTGGATCTCACCAACTGTGTCCTGCCACAGTCGACCACAATCGAACATGGGCTAGCACGCTGCGTCAACCTCACCACGCTTCGTTGCGTCAACTGTCGCCTGAGTAGTCGTGCGTTGTTCCAGCTCGTGCTGACCAGGCTGGACAAATTGGAGCTTCTCCACTGGTCGTTGCTGGGCTGCCGCGAGGGCCGCGACGAGATGGGGCCCGCCCTGATGGTGCTTGACGCGAAGAACAGCCGGGCCACGTCGGGCATCCGTTCAATGTACGTCGAACTGGTCGAGAGCGCTGTCCATGTGCACACGCTGTGCCGGCTGCTGCCGCGGTGTCCGCGCCTGCGGGACCTGCACGTGCACGTTCTGGGAGCCAGCAGCTGCGAGGGCTGTTCGCCCGGCGCCCCGACGACGTACGGTGACCGCCCTCTATCCGAGCTCGAGCGTTTCACGTACACGACAGACGCGGCGAGAGGCCGCTGCCCTTACGCGTCGCGCTCGGCGTTCATCGAGTCCCGTGAGCTGTGGCACCTTCTGCTGGGCGACGACGAACCGCTTGTGCAGGCGTTCCGAGGCTACGCGACGCTGTGCAACAACGTCGCGCTGCGTCTTCGTCCGCGCAAGTCGCGCAGCTGCGTCCACCTCTCCGAGCTGCTGCTGCCCGCGGGCGACGAGACCACCGGCGACGCGATGCCCCAGATGAGCGTCACCGTCGACGAGCCGGGCCAGCTGTCGGCGGCGGCTCGGGGTGGCCGCTGGTCGTCGCTGGACGCCCTGACGCTCCTCTCGCCGCTGCCGCTGAACCGGCCCACGTTCCCGCCCGGCGTGGGGGCCCTGTACGAGGCGCCGCTCAAGTCCCTGCTGGGCGCCTGCTCGGCGCTGGGCGAGCTCAACCTCAGCCGCTTCCACTTCACGCCGGACCTGTCGTGCTGCGCCCTTCTGGCCTCGGCGTGCCTGCGTCACCTGAGGGCGTTGTCGCTGCCGGCGTGCGCCCTGGCCGAGCCCAACTCGCTCGAGGACCTGGCCCGCGCTCCGTTCGCCCTACACGAGCTGGACATCCGCGGCAGCGCGACGACCGCGCACAGCGTGTGCGCCGTGTGCAGCGACCCGCGCACGTGCGGCGACTCGTCGCTGGCGCCGCTGGCGCTGCTGGGACCTCTGCGGCGGCTGACGTTGTGCGGCCTCAGCAACGTGCACAGCGTGCAGTTCCTGGCCGGCTGCCGGGTGCGCGAGCTGCGGCTGTCCCACCTGGGACGCAGGGGCCTGTGCTGCTACGCCCAGGGGCTGGGCACCGTGCTGGCAGCCCAGGCGGGCGGCCTCCGCGTCCTCAAGATGGAGCACGCCGCACTCACGCTCAGCTCGCACCTGCTGCTCGACCAGATCACCAAG GCCTCATCCCTGGAGCTGCTGTGCCTGACTTCAAACGCTCCATTGCGGCCTGCGGAACAGCAGCATTTGCTTGACATGCTTGTGCCGCGGCTCCCGCAGCTGCGTGCACTGCACGTGCATGCCCCAGGGGTACGGCCTTTTCCACGCCGTATGCCGGGCCAGCCACGAATCCACTTTGACGGCAGCAATGGTGACAATGCCAATCCCACCATCGTCTTCACAAATGAGCTCAGCATCCTCTGCCGTGCGTCCAACTTCATTGGCCTCACCAAGCCGTACAACAGGGACCCCCAGCCCGTGCTGATGGAAGCCGTCAAGGGCTGA